The Kluyveromyces lactis strain NRRL Y-1140 chromosome B complete sequence genome contains a region encoding:
- the MET16 gene encoding phosphoadenylyl-sulfate reductase (thioredoxin) (highly similar to uniprot|P18408 Saccharomyces cerevisiae YPR167C MET16 3'-phosphoadenylsulfate reductase reduces 3'-phosphoadenylyl sulfate to adenosine-3' 5'-bisphosphate and free sulfite using reduced thioredoxin as cosubstrate involved in sulfate assimilation and methionine metabolism) translates to MSQQVFQLNNAVTVTQEEIDHWNEKLSELSPEEIIRWAIVTFPHLFQTTAFGLTGLATIDMLSKINQNETEPIVPLIFIDTLHHFPQTLELLKVVETRYYKPRGQNVNVYQPKDCGSEQEFAAKYGDFLWDTDDDKYDFLVKVEPAHRAYKELQVTAVFTGRRKSQGGARSNLKFIELDEFNHIIKINPLANWDFNQVQSYIRDNNVPYNELLDLGYRSIGDYHSTQPVQEGEDERSGRWKGKAKTECGIHETSRFAQYLKQRE, encoded by the coding sequence atgAGTCAACAAGTGTTTCAGCTGAATAACGCAGTAACGGTAactcaagaagaaatcgatCATTGGAATGAAAAGTTAAGTGAATTGTCAcctgaagaaattatacGTTGGGCTATCGTTACTTTCCCACATTTATTTCAAACCACTGCGTTTGGCTTAACTGGGTTGGCTACTATCGATATGCTTTCTAAGATTaatcaaaatgaaacagaacCAATCGTTCCATTAATATTTATTGATACATTGCACCATTTCCCTCAGACGTTAGAGCTTTTGAAAGTGGTAGAAACTCGGTATTACAAGCCAAGAGGACAGAATGTCAATGTATATCAGCCGAAAGATTGTGGTTCGGAGCAAGAATTTGCTGCCAAATACGGTGATTTCTTATGGGATACAGACGATGATAAATACGATTTCCTAGTCAAGGTGGAACCTGCTCATAGAGCTTATAAGGAATTGCAAGTGACTGCTGTATTCACTGGTAGAAGAAAGAGTCAAGGTGGTGCAAGGTCGAATCTGAAATTCATCGAATTGGACGAATTCAATCAtatcatcaagatcaacCCGCTAGCGAACTGGGACTTCAACCAAGTGCAAAGTTATATCCGTGATAATAACGTACCTTACAATGAATTGCTAGATCTAGGATACCGGTCGATTGGTGATTATCACTCTACACAACCTGTTCAAGAAGGTGAGGATGAGAGATCAGGCAGGTGGAAGGGTAAGGCAAAGACGGAATGTGGGATTCACGAGACAAGCAGATTTGCACAATATCTCAAACAAAGAGAATGA